The Phragmites australis chromosome 1, lpPhrAust1.1, whole genome shotgun sequence genomic interval CATCCACTTATACAGGTAGCCAAACACCTTCACAAGTTCACTGCATCCGTCATTGCATCTGCTCATACTGACAAACAAACACTCTTCTCAAGAGCTATACAGCTCCCCCAGCATACTTCCACTCAGGCAGGCTATACGATGCAACCCCTCTTTTGTAATTAAACAGTTTGTAATTAAACACACCCTAAATGAATCGATACATGTATGAGTTGGTACATGATCTCAGCACATCCTAGTGTTTAGTTCGTTGAATCGCATTATTCCATCTAGGGTGAGATGATTCAGATTCTTAGAATATACCGAGAAGATGTTGAACTGAGTCGTGAGGTAAAATCGACCAAACAATCCCGTACAGGTTCTGTCAACTCCGTTAATAACATATGGTTAGTGATGATTAGTAACTATCGATggtttttaaagatttttagttaaatattagttacaattagatattattaatcataactaattattattataggtatttagtgatgattattgaTAATTTAAGTTATGATTAACTAGAGTTAGTAATGATAGTACTAATTAGTATAGTGTTGaaaataacaaatataaaaattattatctcTATAGAATAATTATGTTATATATGAATATAATACATAGTTTTTAAGCAACTAAAAATATTATCTTATCATTCACTATATCCAACCAAATATATTCTCGTACCATTTCATATATTTAACTAAATAACCTACTTATACTATCCCATTTATGATCATTCTATCTATAATCTAGAATGATCTTAGCCTATTCAACTTCAATGAACCAACTAAACACACCATAAGCCTCCACCCATTCGAATCCGGCCATGCCGAAGCCGGATCCAATGGTGATTGCGAGGCGAAGCGTCGATCGCATGAGGAGCACAAGGGACGAGGGCGGCCGTGCAAAACTCTCTTCCTGGCGGGCAGCAGGGAGGGTCATGCGGCATCGCCGAGACTCGTTATCGCTGGTCCTCTGTCTCCCCGGTCCGCGCCGATCTCTCCGATGTGTGCGTGTTTTCTAGTTGATTTATTTATTGTTTTTGCTCGTTAGAAAGCTGCACGTGTGTGTTGTTTGACGGATCTGCTCCTTCtgatttctttttctaaaacACAGCTACTGTTTATAGACATACTTGTATCACGACCATGCATTTATAAAACGTCTAATAAAAACTAGAAATATAGAGTTTAATGATTAATGAAGTTATTATAAACACCTCACTAGTATCAAGTACATTGTCTGTTACATACTTAGCTCTCCTGCTTCCTGCTTTCTTGGATGAATGGACGGACGGATGGGTCTGCTTGGATGAATTCGTCAACCTTCTCTAACCGGAGCATGAATCCTAACCTCCTGTCAGTCTTTGGACTTTAGAGGTAGCAGCGTCACCTACAAACACACTAACATTAGGGAAGGAAATTTTAAGAAGTCCTCGTACGAAAGATTTTTACGAGATTTTGATTCATGTTATTTCACTTTTAATCTAATAGTTGGCGCTGTAAAAACAAAGAGCAGAAAACACGTGTCATGAACAGAGTCTTTTAAAAATCAGATGTTATAAAATTTCCTTACCTAACATAGCACTAGCGACGATCATACGTGCGTAACGAAGTACGTAATACCCGTAGATTTTAGTGGCTGGAGGAAGAGATagaaaaagaagggaaaaagacaacaaaagagggACGGAAAAGGAAGGAACAAGCTGAAGAGACAGGTAAGAAAGGACGGTACGAAAAAGGAAGGAAGAAACCGAAACGTTTTTCACGTACGTTTCTTCGACACCTTGTGAAAGGTAACCGAGTGAGGCCGCTAGCTGCACAGCGAGCCACAGGAAGAAGACCAGAGCCCATGGCGTGTACTCCTACTCCACTCGTGCGACTTCtgcctctgctcctcctcctcctgctccccTCTCCTGTCCGGGAGTACCTCTCGGCCGCGAGCAACCGCCGGCCAAAGGACGatgttgccgccgccgccgccgccctccatcCGATCGTTCTGGTGCCTGGGGTGAGCTGCAGCGAGCTGGAGGCGCGGCTCACCGAGGCCTACAGACCGTCGGTGCCGCGCTGCGGCGCGATGAAGGGGAAGGGGTGGTTTGGGCTGTGGGCGAACTGCTCAGACCTGCCCGCGCACGACTATGTGCGGTGCTTCCAGGAGCAGATGAGCCTCGTCTACGACCCCGACGCCAACGACTACCGGAACCTGCCCGGCGTCGAGACGCGCGTGCCCAACTTTGGCTCCACGACAGGATTCCAGAGGAACCCAGTTCACACGTATGTACGGTATTCCTCAAACCCGTAGTTAGCTAGAGATCTAAACAATTTAAcatgatatgtatatatatctcaATCGCCGAGTTAAGGTTGCTGAGTTAAccatgagagagagaaagcgcAGGACGTCGGGAtccggaggaagaagaaagcaccACGATCATCCATGGAAATCCGACAGTCCACGTGCATCGACTTATTAAAGTTTTGTTTTTAGCTAACCGAAATATAgcagcttcttttttttttactctcatGTGTACATATTCCCAATCTAATAggtatttaaatatatatatatctcttaaaaagtagtatatacatctcagaaaaaatatatactttacttataaaaaattatacatatctCAAAAAATAATACATACAAAAACAATAGATACATATAAAAATCAGTATATATTCACCATTTTATTGCTAACCATGTGCTCATGCGTGCCCGAATGATTCGATCTTCAAAGAGACTGGTGCCTTGAGATCCTCAGGCATGAACTGGAGAGAATCGGGTACCGTGACGGCGACACCCTGTTCGGAGCCCCTTACGACCTTCGTCACGCTCCTCCGGTGCCTGGCCAGCCATCTCAAGTCTACTCCCGCTACTTCCGGCAGCTGATGGCGCTCGTCGAGAACGCGAGCAAGAAGCGACGGCAGCACAACAAGAAGGTCATCCTCTTTGGGCACAGCTTCGGAGGGATGGTCGCGCTCGAGTTCGTGCGAGGCACTCCAATGGCGTGGCGAGACAAGTACATCAAACACCTCGTCCTCGT includes:
- the LOC133892825 gene encoding lecithin-cholesterol acyltransferase-like 1 translates to MACTPTPLVRLLPLLLLLLLPSPVREYLSAASNRRPKDDVAAAAAALHPIVLVPGVSCSELEARLTEAYRPSVPRCGAMKGKGWFGLWANCSDLPAHDYVRCFQEQMSLVYDPDANDYRNLPGVETRVPNFGSTTGFQRNPVHTDWCLEILRHELERIGYRDGDTLFGAPYDLRHAPPVPGQPSQVYSRYFRQLMALVENASKKRRQHNKKVILFGHSFGGMVALEFVRGTPMAWRDKYIKHLVLVAPIPAAGFVQPVEYFISGTDMLYVPTATPLSMRPMWRSFESAIANFPSPAVFGRRPIVITKQRNYSAHDMEDLLAAVGFARGVEPFKKRELPRMRYFQAPMVPTTCINGVGSETAEQLVYWESDFDGPPEVVYGDGDNSINLISMLAFDEEMRQQPGQKRQFKSIKLHGAQHGSIVTDEWALKRVVQEILEANQI